In Pasteurella multocida subsp. multocida OH4807, a genomic segment contains:
- a CDS encoding tetrathionate reductase subunit A (COG0243 Anaerobic dehydrogenases, typically selenocysteine-containing) has product MNNQRRNLLKGGLALGTATAFVAGYSPKVKEIATGLIDGTSGEHTADNVHGNALLPEYQVQNGQLVANGKQVVCNTQCMGCWTLCGLRARVDLEKNQVIRINGNPYHPLSADIHLDFNQSIKQAELSVAGESGLDNRSTACARGAAFLEGIDSPYRITQPLKRVGKRGEGKWKTISFEQLVEEVVNGGDLFGEGHVEGLKAIRDLKTPVDTENPDFGPKVNQLMVTFAGPEGRQPLLKRFANNSFGTINFASHGSFCGLSYRAGSGAFMNDLVNNSHAKPDWDHAEFILFMGTSPAQAGNPFKRQARQLTKQRTEENFDYVVVAPRLELTNSRAVKQNRWVPIIPGTDLSLSLGMLRWIIENERYNAPYLSIPSEEAMQKANGVSFCNATHLFIADPAHKRYGQALRLHDMVEMPVPEKPVDSEILVKDQQTGEFIAAKDCESAVIFVQDWVTLKDGTQVLAKSAMQLFKESCFEHTIEEYSAHCGIPTETIIQLAKEFTSHGHRASAITHGGTMHGTGFYTAWAILLLNAMVGNMNKKGGMSMTGGKFKDFGGGPRYDLANFPNMVKPKGTNLARSKKDYEKSSEFKRKVEQGISPYPARASWYPFVGGQMSEMITSALQGYPYSLKAWISHMSNPIYGMTGIHHITDTKLRDPKILPLFIAVDAFMNETTALADYIVPDTHNFESWGFSTPWAGVPTKTTTARWPVIQSKNAYTANGEVICMENFIIAVANAMALPGFGDNAIMDKQQNTYPLHRTEDYFLRAAANIAYDGKEPVKDATEEDLLLTGVQRLMPTLEQTLKPEEVLKVANVYCKGGRFAPYKSAWQEDNMQARWKNCLQIWNETVAKAKHAQTGKHYHGCPKYFEPQFADTSTLESHYPTKEWPFKLMSFKSNLMSSITAPLLRLHSIKPDGLVAMNQQDATEQGFKHGDVVKLMTPGGQQHVQIVVMDGVIKGTIAIEHGYGHKQLGAVSYVIDGKEIQGNEQIKRGVNINDLGLLDTTKEIVSPWVDWVCGSAVRQGIPAKLQKIA; this is encoded by the coding sequence ATGAATAACCAACGACGTAATTTATTAAAAGGTGGACTTGCCTTAGGTACTGCAACAGCTTTTGTTGCAGGTTATTCACCGAAAGTGAAAGAAATTGCTACGGGGTTAATTGACGGTACCTCTGGTGAGCATACAGCAGATAACGTTCATGGTAATGCTTTATTACCTGAATATCAGGTTCAAAATGGTCAATTAGTCGCGAATGGTAAGCAAGTGGTATGTAATACTCAATGTATGGGCTGTTGGACATTATGTGGTTTACGTGCGCGTGTTGATTTGGAAAAAAATCAAGTGATTCGCATCAATGGGAATCCTTACCATCCTCTCTCAGCGGATATACATCTTGACTTTAACCAATCCATTAAACAAGCTGAACTTAGTGTCGCAGGGGAAAGTGGGTTAGATAATCGTTCGACCGCGTGTGCAAGGGGAGCCGCGTTTTTAGAAGGAATTGATAGTCCTTATCGTATTACGCAACCTTTAAAACGAGTTGGGAAACGAGGTGAAGGAAAATGGAAAACCATTAGCTTTGAACAGCTAGTTGAGGAAGTAGTGAATGGTGGGGATCTATTTGGTGAAGGTCATGTTGAGGGATTAAAAGCGATTCGTGATTTGAAAACACCAGTGGATACTGAAAATCCAGATTTTGGACCGAAAGTCAATCAATTAATGGTGACGTTTGCTGGTCCAGAAGGTCGCCAACCTTTGTTAAAACGTTTTGCTAATAACAGTTTTGGTACGATCAATTTTGCTTCTCATGGTTCATTTTGTGGCTTGTCTTATCGCGCAGGGTCAGGCGCCTTCATGAATGATTTAGTTAATAACTCACACGCCAAACCAGACTGGGATCATGCAGAATTTATTCTGTTTATGGGAACTTCTCCTGCTCAAGCGGGAAATCCATTTAAGCGTCAAGCTCGTCAATTGACCAAACAACGGACAGAGGAAAACTTTGACTATGTTGTTGTTGCGCCACGCTTAGAATTGACCAATAGTCGAGCCGTAAAACAGAATCGTTGGGTGCCGATTATTCCAGGAACAGACTTATCTTTATCCTTAGGGATGTTACGTTGGATTATTGAAAATGAACGCTATAATGCACCGTATTTATCCATACCTAGTGAAGAGGCAATGCAAAAAGCCAATGGGGTAAGTTTTTGTAATGCGACTCATTTATTTATTGCGGATCCAGCACATAAACGTTATGGGCAAGCACTTCGTTTACATGATATGGTCGAAATGCCAGTACCTGAAAAGCCTGTGGATAGTGAGATCCTCGTCAAAGATCAACAAACAGGTGAGTTTATCGCGGCGAAAGATTGTGAAAGTGCGGTTATTTTTGTGCAAGATTGGGTGACCTTAAAAGATGGGACACAAGTGTTAGCAAAATCCGCGATGCAGCTCTTTAAAGAATCCTGTTTTGAGCACACGATTGAGGAGTATTCTGCACATTGTGGCATTCCAACTGAGACGATTATTCAGTTAGCAAAAGAATTTACATCCCATGGGCATCGTGCTTCAGCGATTACCCATGGTGGTACCATGCACGGTACTGGCTTCTATACTGCTTGGGCAATTCTTTTACTCAACGCCATGGTTGGGAATATGAATAAAAAAGGCGGAATGAGTATGACAGGAGGCAAATTCAAAGATTTTGGTGGTGGTCCACGTTATGACTTAGCCAATTTTCCGAATATGGTGAAACCCAAAGGCACGAATTTAGCTCGGAGTAAAAAAGACTACGAAAAATCTAGCGAGTTTAAACGTAAAGTAGAACAAGGTATCTCACCTTATCCTGCTCGCGCTTCATGGTACCCATTTGTGGGTGGGCAAATGTCTGAAATGATTACTTCTGCATTACAAGGCTATCCTTATTCACTGAAAGCCTGGATTAGTCATATGAGTAATCCAATCTATGGTATGACAGGGATTCATCACATCACCGATACAAAATTACGTGATCCAAAAATTCTCCCTTTATTTATTGCAGTAGATGCGTTTATGAATGAAACTACCGCATTAGCCGATTACATTGTGCCAGATACGCATAATTTTGAGAGTTGGGGATTCAGTACACCTTGGGCAGGTGTTCCAACCAAAACTACGACCGCGCGTTGGCCTGTGATCCAATCGAAGAATGCCTATACGGCGAATGGTGAAGTGATTTGTATGGAAAACTTCATTATTGCTGTTGCTAACGCCATGGCTCTTCCAGGGTTTGGTGACAATGCGATTATGGATAAACAACAAAACACCTATCCATTACATCGTACAGAAGATTATTTCTTACGGGCAGCAGCAAACATTGCATATGATGGAAAAGAGCCAGTGAAAGATGCCACAGAAGAAGATCTATTATTAACAGGTGTACAACGTTTAATGCCAACATTAGAACAAACGTTAAAACCAGAGGAAGTGCTGAAAGTTGCGAATGTGTATTGTAAAGGTGGACGTTTTGCGCCTTATAAGAGTGCATGGCAAGAAGATAATATGCAAGCACGTTGGAAAAATTGTTTACAAATTTGGAATGAAACCGTAGCGAAAGCAAAACATGCTCAAACGGGTAAACATTACCATGGCTGTCCAAAATATTTTGAGCCCCAGTTTGCGGATACATCTACACTAGAGAGTCATTACCCAACGAAAGAATGGCCATTTAAATTGATGTCGTTTAAATCCAATTTAATGAGTAGTATTACGGCGCCATTATTACGTTTGCACAGTATCAAACCAGACGGCTTAGTAGCGATGAACCAACAAGACGCGACAGAACAAGGCTTTAAGCATGGTGATGTGGTTAAATTAATGACGCCTGGCGGTCAACAACATGTGCAAATTGTCGTGATGGATGGAGTGATAAAAGGCACTATTGCGATTGAACATGGGTATGGACATAAACAGCTTGGTGCAGTCAGTTATGTGATTGATGGTAAAGAAATCCAAGGTAATGAGCAAATTAAACGAGGAGTAAACATCAATGATTTAGGGCTGTTAGATACCACAAAAGAAATTGTTTCACCTTGGGTTGATTGGGTATGTGGTTCAGCGGTCAGACAGGGGATTCCTGCCAAATTGCAGAAAATTGCGTAA
- a CDS encoding hypothetical protein (COG0733 Na+-dependent transporters of the SNF family): protein MTTSSQSRETFSGRKAFIFAAIGSAVGLGNIWRFPYVTYENGGGAFIIPYLVALLTAGIPLLFLDYAIGHKYRASPPLAFRKLNKNFETFGWWQVMINVIIGIYYAVILGWAASYTFFSLNSAWGADPASFFFKDYLQMADGVSVELDFVGSITGPLIAVWLFILAILALGVQKGIGKSAAFFMPLLTVMFVILVITALFLPGASKGLDALFTPDWSKLLEPTVWVAAYGQIFFSLSICFGIMITYSSYLKKQSDLTGSGLVVGFANSSFELLAGIGVFAALGFMAAAGGKEVSEVATSGIGLAFIAFPAIIDQAPFGAVIGVLFFGSLLFAGITSLMSILEVIIAAVQDKLRLRRSIATAAVCTPMALISILLFGTTTGLPVLDVLDKFVNSFGIVAVGLMVIYAVLINESLSGLAAHINETSSFKVGIVWRVLIGTVTSTVLVYMLFTEINKVANEGYGGYPDWFVNTFGWGMAIGLGVIAYLLSRLPWKHLNDSTKGEK from the coding sequence ATGACAACATCATCTCAAAGTCGCGAAACGTTCTCTGGACGTAAAGCGTTTATTTTTGCAGCAATCGGGTCTGCAGTTGGATTGGGAAATATTTGGCGTTTCCCTTATGTGACTTATGAAAATGGCGGCGGGGCATTTATCATCCCTTATTTAGTAGCGCTCTTAACCGCAGGGATTCCACTTTTATTCTTAGATTATGCGATCGGTCACAAATATCGTGCTTCTCCACCACTTGCCTTCCGTAAACTCAATAAAAATTTTGAGACGTTTGGCTGGTGGCAAGTGATGATCAACGTGATCATCGGCATTTACTATGCCGTAATTTTAGGTTGGGCGGCATCTTATACGTTCTTTTCTTTAAATAGCGCATGGGGCGCAGATCCTGCAAGTTTTTTCTTTAAAGATTATTTACAGATGGCAGATGGTGTATCTGTGGAACTCGACTTTGTGGGTAGTATTACGGGGCCATTGATTGCAGTATGGCTTTTCATCCTAGCTATCTTGGCGTTAGGTGTACAGAAAGGGATTGGTAAGTCAGCTGCATTCTTTATGCCATTGTTAACCGTCATGTTTGTGATTCTTGTGATCACTGCTCTTTTCTTACCTGGTGCAAGCAAAGGCTTAGATGCCCTCTTCACGCCTGATTGGTCTAAATTATTGGAACCAACAGTTTGGGTCGCCGCCTATGGACAAATTTTCTTCTCGTTATCCATTTGCTTTGGAATTATGATCACTTACTCCTCCTATTTGAAAAAGCAAAGTGATTTAACAGGCTCTGGACTTGTGGTGGGTTTTGCAAACAGTAGTTTTGAATTACTCGCAGGAATTGGAGTATTTGCTGCGCTTGGTTTTATGGCAGCAGCAGGTGGAAAAGAAGTAAGCGAAGTCGCAACATCGGGTATTGGTTTAGCGTTCATTGCGTTCCCTGCTATCATTGACCAAGCCCCATTTGGTGCAGTTATCGGTGTCTTATTCTTTGGTTCATTATTATTCGCAGGTATTACCTCTTTGATGTCAATCTTAGAAGTTATCATTGCAGCAGTACAAGATAAACTCAGATTACGCCGTTCTATTGCCACAGCGGCAGTATGTACCCCTATGGCATTAATTTCTATCTTATTGTTTGGTACGACTACTGGATTACCAGTACTTGATGTACTCGATAAATTCGTTAATAGTTTCGGTATTGTTGCTGTAGGGTTAATGGTGATTTATGCAGTATTAATTAATGAGTCATTATCTGGTTTAGCCGCACACATCAACGAAACATCCTCTTTTAAAGTGGGGATTGTATGGCGCGTCCTTATCGGTACCGTGACATCAACCGTATTAGTGTATATGTTATTCACAGAAATCAACAAAGTCGCGAATGAAGGATACGGTGGTTATCCAGACTGGTTCGTCAACACATTCGGTTGGGGAATGGCAATTGGCTTAGGCGTGATCGCATATTTACTATCACGTTTACCTTGGAAACACCTAAATGATTCAACAAAAGGAGAGAAATAA
- a CDS encoding Fdx protein (COG0633 Ferredoxin), protein MKIHLIHRQITLEHHNHTSLLTHLENKGIFHEYQCRSGYCGSCRVKIRKGKVSYKEPPLAFIQPDEILLCCCQVEEDLEIEL, encoded by the coding sequence ATGAAGATTCATCTCATTCATCGTCAGATAACCCTAGAACATCATAATCACACATCCTTGCTTACTCATTTAGAAAACAAAGGGATTTTCCACGAATATCAATGCCGTTCGGGCTATTGTGGTTCATGTCGCGTCAAAATAAGAAAAGGCAAGGTTTCCTATAAAGAACCACCCCTTGCCTTTATTCAACCCGATGAAATTTTACTGTGCTGTTGTCAGGTTGAAGAAGATTTAGAAATTGAGCTGTAA
- the nrdB gene encoding ribonucleotide-diphosphate reductase subunit beta (COG0208 Ribonucleotide reductase, beta subunit): protein MAYTTFSQNKNDQLKEPMFFGQNVNVARYDQQKYETFEKLIEKQLSFFWRPEEVDVSQDRIDYQALPEHEKHIFISNLKYQTLLDSIQGRSPNVALLPLVSIPELETWIETWTFSETIHSRSYTHIIRNIVNDPSVIFDDIVTNEEIIKRAKDISCYYDDLIRDTQLYTLYGEGTYTVDGQECKVTLRNLKRQLYLCLMSVNALEAIRFYVSFACSFAFAERKLMEGNAKIIKFIARDEALHLTGTQHILNIMASGQDDPEMAEIVEECKQEAYELFVAAAEQEKEWADYLFKDGSMIGLNRDILVQYVEYITNIRMQAVGLPLPFQARSNPIPWINAWLVSDNVQVAPQEVEVSSYLVGQIDSKVDTKDFGDFDL, encoded by the coding sequence ATGGCCTACACCACTTTTTCGCAAAATAAAAACGATCAATTAAAAGAACCCATGTTTTTTGGTCAAAATGTCAATGTGGCACGTTATGACCAACAAAAATATGAAACGTTTGAGAAATTGATTGAAAAACAATTGTCATTTTTCTGGCGCCCAGAAGAAGTTGATGTGTCACAAGATCGCATTGACTATCAAGCCTTGCCAGAACATGAAAAGCATATTTTTATCAGTAATTTAAAATATCAAACTTTATTAGATTCGATTCAAGGTCGTAGCCCAAACGTGGCGTTATTACCCCTCGTCTCTATCCCAGAATTAGAAACGTGGATCGAAACTTGGACGTTCTCTGAAACTATTCACTCTCGCTCTTATACACATATTATTCGTAATATTGTGAACGATCCTTCTGTGATTTTTGATGATATTGTGACAAACGAAGAAATTATCAAACGTGCAAAAGACATTTCGTGCTATTACGATGATTTAATCCGTGATACCCAACTGTACACGCTGTATGGCGAAGGCACTTATACAGTAGATGGACAGGAATGTAAGGTGACATTACGCAACCTAAAACGCCAACTTTACTTGTGCTTAATGAGTGTAAATGCCCTTGAAGCGATCCGCTTCTATGTATCGTTTGCTTGTTCTTTCGCGTTTGCAGAGCGTAAGTTAATGGAAGGTAATGCAAAAATCATCAAATTTATTGCGCGTGATGAAGCGTTGCACTTAACAGGAACTCAGCACATTCTTAATATTATGGCATCTGGTCAAGATGATCCTGAAATGGCAGAAATTGTTGAAGAATGCAAACAAGAAGCCTACGAATTGTTTGTTGCCGCGGCAGAACAAGAAAAAGAATGGGCAGATTACTTGTTTAAAGATGGCTCAATGATTGGGCTAAACCGTGATATTTTAGTGCAATATGTAGAATATATTACGAATATCCGTATGCAAGCCGTTGGTTTGCCGCTTCCTTTCCAAGCTCGTTCCAACCCAATTCCTTGGATCAATGCGTGGTTAGTATCAGACAACGTACAAGTTGCCCCTCAAGAAGTGGAGGTCAGTTCATATCTCGTTGGTCAAATTGACTCAAAAGTGGATACAAAAGATTTTGGTGATTTTGATCTCTAA
- a CDS encoding tetrathionate reductase subunit B (COG0437 Fe-S-cluster-containing hydrogenase components 1), protein MEMSKRIFLKNLSVLSVGQAFIPFSQAETQFQPARREGSETHRYAMLVDLRRCIGCQSCTISCGIENATPIGEFRTTVRQYEVTDSNHVVNNVLLPRLCNHCDNPPCVPVCPVQATYQRKDGIVVVNNERCIGCAYCVQACPYDARFINEETKTADKCTFCSHRLEVGLLPACVESCVGGARIIGDLKDPNSTISQMVAEHKHELKVLKPDSGTIPHVFYLGLDEAFVDHVQGQPMLWQAKEATL, encoded by the coding sequence ATGGAAATGAGTAAGCGAATTTTCTTAAAAAATTTATCAGTGTTAAGTGTGGGGCAAGCGTTTATTCCATTCAGTCAAGCTGAAACGCAATTTCAACCAGCTCGACGAGAGGGAAGCGAAACGCATCGTTATGCCATGTTGGTGGATTTGCGTCGTTGTATTGGATGTCAATCTTGTACGATCAGTTGTGGTATTGAGAATGCGACGCCAATTGGTGAATTTAGAACTACCGTCCGTCAATATGAAGTCACAGATTCAAACCATGTCGTGAATAATGTGCTGCTACCACGATTATGTAATCATTGTGACAATCCGCCTTGTGTCCCAGTCTGTCCTGTACAAGCAACATATCAGCGTAAAGATGGCATTGTTGTTGTTAACAATGAACGCTGTATTGGGTGTGCATATTGTGTTCAGGCTTGTCCTTATGATGCTCGCTTTATCAATGAAGAAACCAAAACTGCAGATAAATGCACCTTTTGTTCGCATCGTCTTGAAGTTGGGTTGTTACCCGCTTGTGTTGAAAGTTGTGTGGGAGGCGCCCGGATTATTGGTGATCTAAAAGATCCGAATAGCACAATTAGTCAGATGGTGGCAGAACACAAACATGAATTGAAAGTATTAAAACCTGATTCTGGTACGATTCCTCATGTCTTTTATTTAGGCTTAGATGAGGCATTTGTTGATCATGTTCAAGGACAACCTATGTTATGGCAAGCGAAGGAGGCAACATTATGA